From the genome of Segatella hominis, one region includes:
- a CDS encoding RagB/SusD family nutrient uptake outer membrane protein, translated as MKKISLYISAAIVALSMSSCDLDSLSMKEADTTNFPKTTEQINQTLAGVYQNLNEISKNPQESYLYWSLLASDDMLGGGGFNDKLMQACDLLCNYGTNMTENFWKARYQGINRANTLIEALENVEMEATAKAQALGEAKFLRAFYYYELASMYGRVPLNLTSTAPDNTTPPSAAEIWGQILQDLYEASTTMPAQRLTNGHVDKYAAEAMLGRAWLFYTGFYCNGEEIKDLTSTNYSPKTEVALPNGTTLTKKMVSDLIDDCVNNGKSAGYALVPDYRELWAYTNKYTVEDFPYTKGQNLKWAEDDNQANPESMFAIKFNKTASWNKGWGIGTCNGYALHFGVRGGQPYADTFPFGQGWGAGPVAPNLVNDWKVANPKNTDVREDASVKNVNDMPAYRHGGASWADFIQETDYYQMKIGPVSCKTPVGSAYKKDYMEVFELAMYGLDGWQNNDYMQTGNIHDLVLIRYADVLLMQSELEENVAGMNEVHKRATGVANYYTSYSLADLQKERRWELAFEGTRWNDIRRWHIAAAALEKQTNQPIYTAGAESKNVAQNGGYTTRYNATAGFAKIPENQITLNHGMLQQNAGYTDASGEYNGWKE; from the coding sequence ATGAAAAAAATATCATTATATATAAGTGCGGCGATTGTTGCCTTGAGCATGTCGTCTTGCGACTTAGACTCTTTAAGCATGAAGGAAGCTGATACAACCAACTTCCCTAAGACTACTGAGCAGATTAACCAGACTTTGGCTGGTGTATATCAGAATTTGAATGAGATATCCAAGAATCCACAAGAATCATACTTGTATTGGTCTCTTCTTGCCAGTGATGATATGCTGGGTGGTGGTGGTTTCAATGATAAGTTGATGCAGGCTTGTGACTTGCTTTGCAACTATGGTACCAATATGACCGAGAACTTCTGGAAGGCTAGATATCAGGGTATCAACCGTGCCAATACTTTGATTGAGGCTTTGGAAAATGTGGAGATGGAGGCTACGGCTAAAGCTCAGGCTTTGGGTGAGGCTAAGTTCTTGCGCGCCTTCTATTATTATGAGTTGGCATCTATGTATGGTCGTGTTCCATTGAACCTTACATCTACGGCTCCAGACAATACAACTCCTCCATCTGCAGCCGAGATTTGGGGTCAGATTCTTCAGGATCTTTATGAAGCATCAACAACAATGCCTGCTCAGCGTTTGACCAATGGTCATGTTGACAAGTATGCTGCAGAGGCTATGTTGGGTCGTGCTTGGTTGTTCTATACAGGTTTCTATTGCAATGGTGAAGAAATCAAGGATTTGACCAGTACAAATTATTCTCCAAAGACAGAGGTCGCTTTACCTAATGGTACCACTCTGACAAAGAAGATGGTTAGCGATTTGATTGATGACTGTGTCAATAATGGCAAGTCTGCTGGTTATGCTTTGGTTCCAGACTACCGTGAGTTATGGGCTTATACCAATAAATATACAGTTGAGGACTTCCCTTATACAAAGGGACAGAACTTAAAGTGGGCAGAGGATGATAATCAGGCTAATCCAGAGTCTATGTTTGCTATTAAGTTCAACAAGACTGCCAGCTGGAATAAAGGTTGGGGTATTGGAACTTGTAATGGTTATGCTCTTCACTTCGGTGTTCGTGGTGGCCAGCCTTATGCTGATACATTCCCATTCGGTCAGGGTTGGGGTGCAGGTCCTGTAGCTCCTAATCTTGTTAATGACTGGAAGGTGGCTAACCCTAAGAATACGGATGTTCGAGAGGACGCATCTGTAAAAAATGTCAACGATATGCCTGCTTATAGGCATGGTGGTGCAAGTTGGGCTGATTTTATCCAGGAAACTGATTACTATCAGATGAAGATAGGACCAGTCTCTTGTAAGACACCTGTGGGCTCTGCCTATAAAAAAGATTATATGGAGGTCTTTGAGTTGGCTATGTATGGATTGGATGGTTGGCAGAATAATGACTATATGCAGACTGGTAACATCCATGACCTGGTATTGATTCGTTATGCCGATGTACTTTTGATGCAGTCGGAGCTGGAAGAAAATGTGGCTGGTATGAATGAAGTTCATAAGCGTGCAACAGGAGTAGCAAACTATTATACTTCTTATTCTTTGGCAGATCTTCAGAAAGAACGTCGTTGGGAGTTGGCTTTCGAGGGTACCCGTTGGAATGATATCCGTCGTTGGCACATCGCAGCTGCAGCTCTTGAGAAGCAGACGAATCAGCCAATTTATACTGCAGGTGCAGAATCGAAGAATGTAGCTCAGAATGGTGGCTATACTACTCGTTATAATGCAACTGCCGGCTTTGCTAAGATTCCAGAGAACCAAATCACTTTGAATCATGGTATGCTTCAGCAGAATGCTGGTTATACTGATGCATCTGGTGAGTATAATGGTTGGAAGGAGTAA